CAGCGGGCGCCACGCTGGATCAGATGGGCAGCACCAAACGCCCGGGTCATGCCGACGTTGCAGGCCCAGATTTCCAACATGGTGACGGGCAATTGGCGAACGATGTCGGCGGTGCCATCGGTGCAGCTGTCGAGCACGATGACGACCTCGACCTCTTCACCCAGCAGCGCGGGATGCCTGGCCGCGCGCAAGACCGACAGCAGACAGCGTTCGACATGTTGCTCTTCGTTATGGGCAGGTATCACGGCACCTATCATAGAAGCTGCTCCCGGCGGGCGACGGAGGTGGGGTCGGAGGACCAGAGGGTGAGGACGAAATCGGATTCTTCGAGATGACTCAGGCGGTGCAGGCCGGGCAGGGCGGCCAGACGTTCGTGGACCTGGTCGCCGGTCAGGGAGCAACCGTCGATGGGGTGACGCCAATGACAGCCGAGCAGCACGCCACCCGGCAGCAGGGCGCTGTGGGCGTGATCCAGCAAGGCATCTAGACCCTGCTCGCCGAGGTAATAGCCGATCTCGCTGATGACGATCAGATCGAAGGTACCCGCGGGCCAGCCACCCGGCAGCAGCAGATGGCGCACCTCGACGTGGTGCTGATCGGCCAGGCGCGCACTGGCGGTGGCCACCGCGGAGACATTGCCGTCACTCACCAGCAGGTGGTCGCAGCGTTCGGCCAGACGGCGGGACAACTCACCGGTGGAGCAGCCCGGTTCATAACCCTGCGTGTACCGCCGATGCGGCAGGATGGCCAGGGTCAGATCGCGCTTGCGCGCCTCGTACCAGCGATGGCGATAGTCCCAGGGGTCGGCGTTACCGGCGTAGAGGGTATCGAAGTAGCTCATGGAGACGGTCACGTCAGGTAGACCTCCCAGGCACGGGTCAGCCGGGCGACCACCGCCGGTGGCAGGATCGGACCCTGGCCGGTGCTGGGGTCTTCGCTCAACTGGCTACCGAAGGCATTGACCGCCTGTTTCTTCAGCGCCAGGACGTCCTGTTCCAGATTCAGCCGCCGTGCTCGCTCCCAGGGCACGCGGGGGTCGCCCGGCGTGGCCCAGTGCCAGTTCCAGATCGGCACCTCGATACAGCGGGTACCGCGCAGCCGGCAGGCTTCGACGGCAGCGCGACCGGTCGCCTCGTGGTCGGGATGGCCATCCAGGCGCCAGGTGACGAAGACGATGTCCTGGGGCATGAGCACCTCGAGCAGTCGTCGCTGCAGGGCTTCTTCCTGGACGCTCACCTGGCCATCCGGGATCGCCAAGCGAGTCACGGTGGCACGCTCCAG
The window above is part of the Pseudomonas oryzihabitans genome. Proteins encoded here:
- a CDS encoding PIG-L deacetylase family protein, with the translated sequence MATVGDRQIQGAGTSPEAWAQWSGFASMPEIEAAQLVPPGHRAVIVAPHPDDEILGCGGLLYLLNELGRRLALVAVTDGDGSHPQSSLWPASRLRNTRPLETREALRRLHLERATVTRLAIPDGQVSVQEEALQRRLLEVLMPQDIVFVTWRLDGHPDHEATGRAAVEACRLRGTRCIEVPIWNWHWATPGDPRVPWERARRLNLEQDVLALKKQAVNAFGSQLSEDPSTGQGPILPPAVVARLTRAWEVYLT
- a CDS encoding class I SAM-dependent methyltransferase; translated protein: MTVSMSYFDTLYAGNADPWDYRHRWYEARKRDLTLAILPHRRYTQGYEPGCSTGELSRRLAERCDHLLVSDGNVSAVATASARLADQHHVEVRHLLLPGGWPAGTFDLIVISEIGYYLGEQGLDALLDHAHSALLPGGVLLGCHWRHPIDGCSLTGDQVHERLAALPGLHRLSHLEESDFVLTLWSSDPTSVARREQLL